One Setaria viridis chromosome 5, Setaria_viridis_v4.0, whole genome shotgun sequence genomic region harbors:
- the LOC117857747 gene encoding squamosa promoter-binding-like protein 2 has product MDWDAKMLPAWDLGTVVGPSSGGGGGVVAAAGGGGGGGGGGALDLKLGGPTSWRAASTTTAAAAPLPFPPAPPPRASSSSSAPAKRARPGQAQQAVPACSVEGCAADLSKGRDYHRRHKVCEAHSKTPVVTVAGQQQRFCQQCSRFHSLGEFDDTKRSCRKRLDGHNRRRRKPQPDPLNPGGLFANHHGVTRFAAYPQLFASSLADPKWPVVKTEADVFQDQYYPAVHLNGAGSLFHGKDRKHFPFLTNHHHGGESAGAFGSQPFTITTASSESCSKQSNGNCALSLLSDNPTPAQTAMIPTAQPLGATLQYGGAARVPDGGDVSLAGMSYVRLGDSKQASILTTSTSHTTVASPGPATQLQYYYHVSGGDQGNSPDGAAIQAIPYSSW; this is encoded by the exons ATGGACTGGGACGCCAAGATGCTCCCCGCGTGGGACCTCGGCACGGTGGTCGGCCCCAgcagcgggggcgggggcggggtcgtcgcggccgcgggcggcggcggaggcggaggcggaggcggggcgctGGACCTGAAGCTGGGCGGGCCGACGAGCTGGAGGGCGGCGAGCACGACCaccgcggcggctgccccgttGCCGTTCccacctgcgccaccgccgcgggcgtcgtcgtcgtcgtccgcgccGGCGAAGCGGGCGCGCCCGGGGCAGGCGCAGCAGGCGGTGCCGGCGTGCTCCGTGGAGGGGTGCGCGGCGGACCTGTCCAAGGGCCGCGACTACCACCGCCGGCACAAGGTCTGCGAGGCGCACTCCAAGACGCCCGTCGTCACCGTCGCCGGCCAGCAGCAGCGCTTCTGCCAGCAGTGCAGCAG GTTTCATTCGCTCGGGGAGTTCGATGATACGAAGAGGAGCTGCAGGAAGCGCCTTGATGGACAcaaccggcgccgccgcaagccGCAGCCGGACCCTCTCAACCCTGGAGGCTTGTTTGCTAaccaccatg GAGTGACAAGATTCGCGGCGTACCCACAGCTCTTCGCTTCATCCTTGGCAGATCCCAAATGGCCGGTCGTCAAGACGGAGGCCGACGTGTTCCAAGACCAGTACTACCCGGCCGTCCACCTCAATGGCGCCGGCTCCCTCTTCCACGGCAAGGACCGGAAGCACTTCCCATTCCTGACcaaccaccaccacggcggcgaATCGGCAGGGGCCTTCGGCAGCCAGCCATTCACCATCACCACCGCTTCCTCAGAGAGCtgcagcaagcaaagcaacGGCAACTGTGCTCTCTCTCTTCTGTCAGACAACCCGACACCGGCACAGACGGCCATGATCCCCACCGCGCAGCCCCTCGGCGCCACGCTGCAGTACGGCGGCGCGGCACGGGtccccgacggcggcgacgtctCGCTCGCCGGGATGTCGTACGTGAGGTTGGGAGACAGCAAGCAGGCATCCATCCTGACCACATCTACCAGCCACACCACAGTTGCTTCTCCTGGCCCTGCTACGCAGCTGCAGTACTACTACCATGTGAGCGGTGGCGATCAGGGCAACAGCCCGGATGGTGCCGCCATTCAGGCCATTCCCTACTCATCGTGGTAG